The window TTCTTTTATAAAGAGTCCCCGATCATGACCCAAGTCAAACTGACAACAAACCATGGCGACATCGTCCTGGAACTGAACGCTGAGAAAGCCCCGATCACCGTGGCCAACTTCATCGAGTACGTCAAAGCCGGTCACTACGAAAACACTGTTTTCCACCGCGTCATCGGTAACTTCATGATCCAGGGCGGCGGTTTCGAGCCAGGCATGAAAGAAAAGAAAGACAAGCGCCCAAGCATCCAGAACGAAGCCGACAACGGCCTGCCGAACGAGAAGTACAGCGTTGCCATGGCCCGCACCATGGAGCCGCATTCGGCTTCCGCCCAGTTCTTCATCAACGTGGCTGACAACAGCTTTTTGAACCACAGCGGCAAAACCGCTCAGGGTTGGGGCTACGCCGTATTCGCTAAAGTCGTTGAAGGCACCGACGTGGTCGACAAGATCAAAGGCGTGGCTACCACTTCCAAAGCCGGCCACCAGGACGTACCTGCAGAAGACGTGATCATCGAGAAAGCCGAGATCATTGAGTGATACTGCTGATTTCAGACTTGCATCTGGAAGAGGAGCGCCCGGACATTACCCGGGCGTTTCTGGATTTGCTCGCCGGACGCGCCCGCTCGGCGAGTGCGTTGTACATCTTGGGCGACTTTTTCGAGGCGTGGATTGGCGACGATGCCATGACGCCGTTCCAGCGTTCCATCTGCCAGGCCCTGCGCGACCTCAGTGACAGCGGCACGGCCATTTTTCTGATGCACGGCAATCGCGACTTCATGCTCGGCCAGGCCTTTTGCAAACAGGCCGGTTGTACGTTGCTGAAAGATCCGAGTGTCGTGCAATTTTACGGCGAGCCGGTGCTATTGATGCACGGCGACAGCCTCTGCACCCGCGACGAGGCTTATATGAAGCTGCGTCGCTATCTGCGTAATCCGGTTACCCTGTTCATCCTGCGCCACTTGCCTTTGCGGACTCGCCATAAGCTGGCGCGCAAGCTGCGCAATGAAAGCCGTGCGCAGACACGGATGAAGGCCAATGACATTGTTGATGTCACGCCCGAAGAAGTGCCGCGGATCATGCAGGCCTTTGGTGTGAAAACCCTGATCCATGGGCACACCCATCGCCCGGCCATTCACAAGTTGCAGATTGGCGAGCAGGCGGCTAAACGGATTGTGTTGGGGGATTGGGATCGTCAGGGGTGGGCGTTGCAGGTGGATGAAAGTGGGTTTGCGTTGGCGCCATTCGACTTCGCCCCGCCGCCACAACTGGCAGCACCTTCTGCCTGATCTTGATCGTTCCCACGCTCTGCGTGGGAATGTCTCAACGGACGCTCCGCGTTCGACATTGGAAGGGACGCGGAGCGTCCCGGGCTGCATTCCCACGCGGAGCGTGGGAACGATCAGTTTCAGGCCTTAGTGACCTGACGCAGCCGGCCCCGCCTTCGCCGCAAACGGCGGTTTCGCCAGCCACACCAGCACAATCAAGCCCATGAACGCCCACCCCAGCAACGTGAAGTAATCCACGGTGGAGAGCATGTACGCCTGGCTGGTCAGCACATGATCCAGTTGCGCATATGCCGGACTGCTCGCCCCGCCCAGGCTGTTCAGCGCCTCGCGGGTAGCCGGCTCATAGGTGCTGATGCTTTCGCTCATATAGGCGTGGTGCTGATCGGCTCGGCGAATCCAGATCCACGTCGTCAGCGACGCAGCAAAACTACCGCCCAGTGTCCGCAGGAACGTCGCCAGGCCCGCGCCGTCGGCGATCTGGCTCGGTGGCAGGTCCGACATCAGAATGCTCAAGGTCGGCATGAAGAACAGCGCCACGCCAATTCCCATGAACAACTGCACCAGAGCGATGTGCTGGAAGTCCACTTCGTTGGTAAACCCGGCACGCATGAAGCAGCTCAGGCCAATCGCCAGGAACGCCAGCCCGGCCAGCAGCCGCAGGTCGAATTTATGTGCGTACTTGCCGACAAACGGCGACATCAGCACCGGCAGAATCCCGATCGGCGCCACCGCGAGCCCCGCCCAGGTTGCCGTGTAACCCATCTGGGTTTGCAGCCATTGCGGCAGAATCAGGTTGATCCCGAAGAACCCGGCGTAACCCAACACCAGCACAATCGTGCCGATGCGGAAGTTGCGGTGAGCGAATAGCCGCAGATTGACTACCGGGTGCTTGTCGGTCATTTCCCAGATCACGAACACCGCCAGCGCAATCACCGAAATCGCCGCGCCGATGAGGATGAAGTTCGACTCGAACCAGTCCAGGTCGTTGCCCTTGTCGAGGATCACCTGCAATGCGCCGACGCCAATGATCAGGGTGATCAAGCCGACGTAATCCATCGGTTGGTAGCTGGTTTGCACTGGCCGCGCCTTGAGTTGCTGGCGCACCACCATCACCGCGAAAACACCGATCGGCACGTTGATAAAGAAGATCCACGGCCAGCTGTAGCTGTCGGTAATCCAACCACCGAGGATGGGGCCGGCAATCGGCGCCACCACCGTGACCATCGCCAGCAACGCAAGGGCCATGCCGCGCCTGGCGGGCGGATAGACGGCAATCAGCAGCGTTTGAGTCATCGGGTACAACGGACCTGCCACCAGGCCTTGAAGCACCCGAAAGCCAATCAGCTCCGGCATTGAGGTCGAGATACCGCATAGAAACGAAGCCAGCACGAACAGGATCGTCGCCCAGAGAAACAGCTTCACCTCGCCGAAACGCCGGCTGAGCCAGCCGGTCAGCGGCAGCGCGATGGCGTTGCTGACCGCGAACGAGGTAATCACCCAAGTGCCCTGCTCCGAACTCACGCCGAGGTTGCCGGAAATCGTCGGCAACGCCACGTTGGCGATCGTGGTGTCGAGCACTTGCATGAAGGTCGCCAGCGACAGGCCAATGGTGCTGAGCAGCAGGCTGGGCGGCGTGAAAGACGCGTTATTGCTCATCGCAAATCCTTTGGAGCTGAATTTTTTGGAGCGGGGGCTCCTGTGGCGAGGGGGCTTGTCGGAACGCCGCATCGCCCCGTTGGGTCGCGAAGCGGCCCTGGAAGATGGGACTGCTGCGCAGTCCAACGGGGGCGAGCCCCCTCACCACAAAGGCTCACTCCCACAGGGTCGGTGTGATGACTGATCAGCGTTGAACGGTTTTGCTGACCGCCGCGCTGTTGTCATGGATCAACTGAGTGATCATCGCGTCGGCCTCGGCCAATTGAAGGTCGTAGACATTGGTGCTGAACGAAGCCTTTTGCGGCGACTGTTGTGCCAGCACCGGGCCGCTCTGGTCACGCAGGTTCACATCGACCTGAGTCGACAGGCCGACCCGCAACGGGTGCCTGGCCAGTTCTTCGGCGTTGATGTGAATCCGCACCGGCACCCGCTGGACGATTTTGATCCAGTTGCCGGTGGCGTTCTGCGCCGGCAGCAAGGCAAACGCGCTGCCGGTACCGGCACCAAGGCTGTCGATGGTGCCGCTGAACTTCACGTCGCTGCCGTACAGGTCGGCCTCGATATCTACGGGCTGGCCAATGCGCATATCACGCAGCTGGGTTTCCTTGAAGTTGGCGTCGATCCACAGCTGATCCAGCGGAATCACCGCCATCAATGCGGTGCCCGGCTGAACGCGTTGGCCCAGTTGTACCGAGCGCTTGGCCACGTAACCGGTGACCGGCGCGATCAAGGTGCTGCGGGAGTTGTTCAAATACGCCTGACGCAATTGCGCGGCAGCGGACATCACGTCCGGGTGCGACGACACCACGGTGTCATCAACCAGCGCACTGGTGGTTTTGAGTTGCTGTCTGGCGTTGGCCAGGGCGTTTTGCGCCGAGGTCAGGTCGTCGCGAGCATGGGACAGTTCTTCCTGGGAAATCGCCCCGCCAGCGGCGAGGTTTTTCCGGCGATTGAAGTTGTCCTGAGCCTTTTGCACTTCGGCCTGCTGCGCATTGACCTGGGCTTTCATGCCGTCGACGTTGCTGTACAAGCCGCGAACCTGACGCACGGTGCGGGCCAGATTGGCCTGGGCACTTTGCAGGCCGACTTCGGCGTCGTTCGGGTCGAAGTTGATCAGCACCTGGCCTTCGTGAACCAGGTCGCCATCGTCGGCACCGATGCTGACCACAGTGCCGGTGACCAGCGGAGTGATTTCAACCACGTTGCCGTTTACATAGGCGTCGTCGGTGCTTTCGTTCCAGCGCCCATAGAGTTCGTGATAACCCCAGACGCCGATGCCGGCGAGGATCACCACGATCGCGAGCGCTGCCAGCATGACTTTGCGTTTACGCGAATTGCGGGTGTCTTGTGCGTTGTCAGGGGTGGGTGTTGTTTCGGCAGTGGCCATGACAAATACCTCGAATCAGTTGTTCAGCGTGGCTGGGGTTGCATTGGCGGCGGCCAGGGTTTCGCCCTGGAAGCCGCCGCCCAGCGCCTGCATCAGTTGGATCGACAGGTCGATCTGCTCGGCATTCAGGTTGGCCAGCTGCCGCTGGGCCTGGAGCAGTTGCTGCTCGATGCTGAGCACGTCCAGGTAATTCCCGATGCCGGAACCGTACCGCTCAACCACCGTGTTGTAAGAATCCTGAGCAATGTCGGTGGCGCGCTGTTGTGCCCCGATCTGCCGGCCGATATCGCGCAGCTGGTTGATGGTGTCGCTGACATCGCCCAGGGCTTTCACCAGGCTTTTGTTGTACTGCGCCACCGCGAGGTCGTAATCGGCGTCGCGGGAATCGAGGTCGGCGCGCAGGCGGCCACCGTCGAAAATCGGCACCGAGATCGTTGGTGCAATGTTGAAGAAGCGACTGGCCGAACCGAACATCGCATCGCCCAGCAACGACTCGGCACCGGCCGCGGCGCTCAGGTTGAGGTTGGGGTAGAAGCGGGTTTTGCCGGCGTCGATGTTCTTGCTCGCCGCCTCGACCCGCCAACGCGCGGCCACCAGGTCTGGACGCCGACCGAGCAACTCGGCCGGCAGCACCGATGGCAACGCGACAGCGCTGGCCTGGAGGATTTTCGGCCGGGGGATTTCGTTGCCGCGATCCGGGCCTTTGCCGAGCAAGACGGCCAAGGCGATTTTCGCGCTTTGCAGGCGTTTTTCGGCATCGATCAGGCTGGCTTCGGAGGTGGCTTCCAGGCTTTCGGTTTGCTGGAACTGGTATTGGCTGTCGATCCCCGAGCTCAGGCGACGCTGGCTCAGGTCGAGCATTTGTTTGGTGCGCTTGAGGTCTTCATTGGCCAGGTCGTAGACAATATGCGCCTGCCCCAGATCGCTGTAGGCGCGAGCGACGTCGGCGGACAACGTCAGTTGCGCGGCTTGTTGATCGACTTCGGCAGCACGGGCCTGGCCCAATGCTGCTTCCCAGGCATCACGCTGGCCGCCCCAAAGGTCAAAGTTGTAATTGAAACTGGCGCTGATGTTGCGCACGGTGGAGTACGCATCGCCCTCGCCCCTCGGGTCCTGATCCCGAGCCAGACGCGAACGGCTGACGCCGGCACTGGCATCGAGGGTCGGCATGCGAGCGGCATCCGCTGCGTAAGCGGCGGCACTGGCCTGGTGAGCACGGGCGTCGGCGATTTGCATGTCGGGGCTGTCGTGCAGGGCTTCGCGGATCAAGCCGTCGAGCTGTGGGTCGCCGAGGCTCTTCCACCAGTCGCTTTTCGGCCAGGCCGCGGGCGACAGGGTTACACCGCTGAGGGATTGTCCGGCCTTGAGGGTTTTCGCATCGAGGCTTTTGCCTTCGGTGGTCAGTCCGCTGTAGCTGGCGCAACCGGCCAGGGTCATGGCCGCCAGCACCAGGCTCAGGCCGGCACGCAGGGTTTTACTGCTCATTTGTCACCTACCCGCAGCAGGGTGATCGAGTCACCGGCTGCCACCAGAATTTTCTTCAGGATCTGTTCCAGGGTTTTCAATTCCTCTGGGGTGATCGCGCCAGCCAGTTCATTCATGGCGTCGGCGCCGATCTCCGGCAGGCGGTCAGTCAACTGCTGGCCTTGTTCGGTCAACACCAACTGAACCTGACGACGATCCGCCTCGGAGCGTTGGCGGGCGAGGAAGCCTTTCTGTTCCAGGCGGTCGAGCATGCGGGTCATCGATCCGCTGTCCAGCGACAGGTGACGACACAGCTCGGCGGGGGTATCGACGCCGAACTGGGCCATGATGATCAGCACTTTGAACTGCGCGGCAGTGATGCCGTGGGGTTCCATGTGCGTGTCGATGATCCGGTCCTTGAGCAGCGCAGCGCGCCCGAGCAGGAGACCGAGATGGCACGTGTGGAATTCGTCTGGGGTGAAATGCTTCATCTGACCACCAATTAGCTGCCTAGGCAGAGAATGTATGTCGAGATGTTACTGCCTAGGCAGCGAATGTCAACGCAATAGTTAGGTTGCTTGCTATTTTGTTGATCAATGGCTGGTGAGTGATCGTTCCCACGCTCTGCGTGGGAATGCCTCAACGGACGCTCTGCGTTTGGCTTGGGAAGGGACGCGGAGCGTCCCGGGCTGCATTCCCACGCGGAGCATGGGAACGATCAAGGAATGAAGTTGCATGTTTTGGGGCCGCTACGCGGCCCAACGGGGCGATGCGGCGTTCCGACAAACCCCCTCGCCACAGGGACCGCGCGGGGGTTTAGAAATCCCGCTTGTAGAAGATGTCCAGCGAACTGGCCACGCCGCCCGCTGCTTCGAGGTAGACCTTCTTGCTCAGCTTGTAACGCAAGGCGATGGTGTTGGCCGGTTCGAACACGCCAACGCCATAACGCAGGCTGAGCTTCTCGGAGATATTGCCGCTGGCGACCACGCTGGTGGCGTTGCCGCTACCCTCGGTATCGAGCTGGAAATCCTGAATCCCCAGGTTTTTCGCCAAGCCGCTGGTCACCCCCGAACTGCCCATCAAGCCCAGGCCGAGCGCCGCTTGAGCCAACATGTTGTTGTCCTCACCGTTGGTGCTCAGCGGGCGCCCCAGCACCAGATAGGACAACGCCTGTTCCTGGCTCATCGCCGGCTCGGAGAAGATCTGTGTGGTCGGCTGCTCGGCGCTACCGCTCAGGCGAATGCCGGCGATCACGTCGTCGGTCTGGCGAATCGCTTCGATGTCCAGGTACGGCTGATCGATCGGGCCGGCAAACAGCAAACGCGCCCGGCGTACGGTCAACCGCTGACCGTAGGCGCGATAACGCCCATCGTTGAGCCAGAGCTCGCCGCGGGTGTCCATGTTGTCGCCGATGTGCACATGACCTTGCAGGTTGGCGGTCAGGCCAAACCCGGCGAAGCTGAGTTTGTCCTGACCGACCACCACATCGATATCCATCGCCATGGCCATCGGGGGTTTGCCCTCTTCGGTCTGCTGGCCGACGATCACCGTGTCATCGGACACCTTGACCGTCGATGGCGGCAACTCGCGCACGGTGATCTCGCCTTTGGGCACCAATACCTTGCCGACAATCGCCAGTTTGTCGTCCTTCACCGAAATCTTCAGGTCCGGCGCCATTTCCAGCTTGGCGTAGGGCTCGACGGTGACCGGCAATTGCGTACCTTTGAGCGCCAGATCCACCACCAATGCCTGACCCCAGGCGATGTTGCCGCTCAAGGTGCCCTGCCCGGTCTTGCCGCTTTTCCAGCCGCCGTTCAATTGCACGGTTTCACCCGCAATCACGGCTTGAAGTTGCAGCGCTTCGAGGTCCATCGGCAGTTCAGGCCCGGAAATCTCGCCGTCGCTGAGCAGCAGATTGCCGTTGACCTGCGGCGCCAGCAGCGTACCGGCGAGCGTGCCGCTGCCATTCAAGCGTCCGGTCAGTTTCTCGACCATTGGCACGAATGGCCGCGCCACCGACAGGTCCAGACCACTCAGGCGGAACGAGCCGGTCAGTGGCTTGTCCTTCGGCAACGGATTGATCTGCGCCTGGAGCATCAGCTCACCGAGCTTGCCGCCGACGAAATTGAGGTCAGTGTCGATGCGCTTGGGCGTGAGTTTGCTGTTGAGTTTCAGGGTCTGGTACGGGAAGTCCAGCCACTGGTCCTTTTCCTTGATGCGCAACGTGCCGCCGCTGGCATCGACGCTGATCAGGCCGTTCGGGCCGCTGGCCGGCAGGTCCAGTTGCAGGTCCGCGTTGAGCCGGCCCTTCCAGGCGAAATCCTTGGGCAACCACTGCGCCAGGCTGTCGATCGGAAACTGTTTGAGGTGATAACGCAGCTTCGGCTCAGGCATCAGGCGCTGATCCTCACCGCACAGGCTGGCCGGGCCGGATGTCCAGCAATGGGCGCCGAAGTTGATCTTGCCGTCCGCCAGCCGCTCGAGCTTCGCCGGGCCTTGCAGCTTCCAGTCCTGACCGCCGGCCTGGATATCGCCGCTGGCCAGGCGCCCACGCCAATTGCCTTGGTCCAGATTGCCGTCGAGGCCGAGCGCGAGTTTCAGCTTCGGCCCTTGCAGGTCGAGGGCGAGTTTCTGGTTTTTGATGTCGCCCTGGCCGCTGGCGGTCAGCGTCCCCAGCGACGTTTCACCGGCCCGAATGCCGCTGCCCTTGAGGTCGATTTTCGCCCGTTGCGCGCTATCGAGGGTGGCGTCCAGATTCAGGCTTTGCAGGCGATTGTCTTCGAAGGCCAGTTGCGTGCCTTGCAGCCCGAGCTTGCCTTGCGGGGCCTTGAGTGTTCCGGCGACATCGACGCGACCATTGAGCTGACCGCGCAGTTGCGGCCACAACTGAGCCAGGCGCGGCAGCTTGATATCGATCTGACCGGTGAGCTTCTGTTGCAGGCTGCCCTTGCCGTTGATGCTGTTGTCGCCGAGGCGAACTTGCAGCGCGCTGAGGTTCCATTGCTCGCCACCGCCATCGGCGTTGGCCTGGATCACTGCCGGTTGACCGCGCAGTTTGCCTTTCAAGTCGAGATCAGCCGTCAGGCTGAGTGTTTCATTCTTCATCTCGCCCTTGCTGCGCAACGGTCCGGCCAGGATGCCCGGCAACTCCGCGACCCAGTACGCCGGGTTGATCGCCGACAGGTCCAGCGCCGTGTCCCAGGCAATGCCATCGGCGAATTGCAGGTTCAGGTGCCCTTCGGCCTTGCCCTGCCCGGCTTCGAGTTGAATTTGTTGCAGGTAGATCTTCGTCAGGTCGCCGCTGAACGGGCTGGTCAGGCTGAATTCTCCGGCCGGGCCGTCGAGTGCGGATTTGAAGCTGCCGAGGTATTTACCGTCGGTGTAGGAGACTTCACCGTTGAAACTGCGCAACGCCACTTCGGGCTCGTCGATCAGTGGATAGAGGCTGTGCCACGGGAAATCCAGCCAGTCGATTTTGGCATCGGCGCTCAGGCCTTTGCTCCAGTCGAGGTTGCCGGTGAGCTTCAGGCTTTGCTTGTC of the Pseudomonas frederiksbergensis genome contains:
- a CDS encoding peptidylprolyl isomerase, producing MTQVKLTTNHGDIVLELNAEKAPITVANFIEYVKAGHYENTVFHRVIGNFMIQGGGFEPGMKEKKDKRPSIQNEADNGLPNEKYSVAMARTMEPHSASAQFFINVADNSFLNHSGKTAQGWGYAVFAKVVEGTDVVDKIKGVATTSKAGHQDVPAEDVIIEKAEIIE
- the lpxH gene encoding UDP-2,3-diacylglucosamine diphosphatase: MILLISDLHLEEERPDITRAFLDLLAGRARSASALYILGDFFEAWIGDDAMTPFQRSICQALRDLSDSGTAIFLMHGNRDFMLGQAFCKQAGCTLLKDPSVVQFYGEPVLLMHGDSLCTRDEAYMKLRRYLRNPVTLFILRHLPLRTRHKLARKLRNESRAQTRMKANDIVDVTPEEVPRIMQAFGVKTLIHGHTHRPAIHKLQIGEQAAKRIVLGDWDRQGWALQVDESGFALAPFDFAPPPQLAAPSA
- a CDS encoding DHA2 family efflux MFS transporter permease subunit, with protein sequence MSNNASFTPPSLLLSTIGLSLATFMQVLDTTIANVALPTISGNLGVSSEQGTWVITSFAVSNAIALPLTGWLSRRFGEVKLFLWATILFVLASFLCGISTSMPELIGFRVLQGLVAGPLYPMTQTLLIAVYPPARRGMALALLAMVTVVAPIAGPILGGWITDSYSWPWIFFINVPIGVFAVMVVRQQLKARPVQTSYQPMDYVGLITLIIGVGALQVILDKGNDLDWFESNFILIGAAISVIALAVFVIWEMTDKHPVVNLRLFAHRNFRIGTIVLVLGYAGFFGINLILPQWLQTQMGYTATWAGLAVAPIGILPVLMSPFVGKYAHKFDLRLLAGLAFLAIGLSCFMRAGFTNEVDFQHIALVQLFMGIGVALFFMPTLSILMSDLPPSQIADGAGLATFLRTLGGSFAASLTTWIWIRRADQHHAYMSESISTYEPATREALNSLGGASSPAYAQLDHVLTSQAYMLSTVDYFTLLGWAFMGLIVLVWLAKPPFAAKAGPAASGH
- a CDS encoding efflux RND transporter periplasmic adaptor subunit, which translates into the protein MATAETTPTPDNAQDTRNSRKRKVMLAALAIVVILAGIGVWGYHELYGRWNESTDDAYVNGNVVEITPLVTGTVVSIGADDGDLVHEGQVLINFDPNDAEVGLQSAQANLARTVRQVRGLYSNVDGMKAQVNAQQAEVQKAQDNFNRRKNLAAGGAISQEELSHARDDLTSAQNALANARQQLKTTSALVDDTVVSSHPDVMSAAAQLRQAYLNNSRSTLIAPVTGYVAKRSVQLGQRVQPGTALMAVIPLDQLWIDANFKETQLRDMRIGQPVDIEADLYGSDVKFSGTIDSLGAGTGSAFALLPAQNATGNWIKIVQRVPVRIHINAEELARHPLRVGLSTQVDVNLRDQSGPVLAQQSPQKASFSTNVYDLQLAEADAMITQLIHDNSAAVSKTVQR
- a CDS encoding efflux transporter outer membrane subunit — encoded protein: MSSKTLRAGLSLVLAAMTLAGCASYSGLTTEGKSLDAKTLKAGQSLSGVTLSPAAWPKSDWWKSLGDPQLDGLIREALHDSPDMQIADARAHQASAAAYAADAARMPTLDASAGVSRSRLARDQDPRGEGDAYSTVRNISASFNYNFDLWGGQRDAWEAALGQARAAEVDQQAAQLTLSADVARAYSDLGQAHIVYDLANEDLKRTKQMLDLSQRRLSSGIDSQYQFQQTESLEATSEASLIDAEKRLQSAKIALAVLLGKGPDRGNEIPRPKILQASAVALPSVLPAELLGRRPDLVAARWRVEAASKNIDAGKTRFYPNLNLSAAAGAESLLGDAMFGSASRFFNIAPTISVPIFDGGRLRADLDSRDADYDLAVAQYNKSLVKALGDVSDTINQLRDIGRQIGAQQRATDIAQDSYNTVVERYGSGIGNYLDVLSIEQQLLQAQRQLANLNAEQIDLSIQLMQALGGGFQGETLAAANATPATLNN
- a CDS encoding MarR family winged helix-turn-helix transcriptional regulator, whose translation is MKHFTPDEFHTCHLGLLLGRAALLKDRIIDTHMEPHGITAAQFKVLIIMAQFGVDTPAELCRHLSLDSGSMTRMLDRLEQKGFLARQRSEADRRQVQLVLTEQGQQLTDRLPEIGADAMNELAGAITPEELKTLEQILKKILVAAGDSITLLRVGDK
- a CDS encoding translocation/assembly module TamB domain-containing protein: MKRGLKITLLAILALLMLVVLTVTTVLGTSTGSRWALGLVPGLTVENYQGRLGGQWSADRVLWQQDTSRVELSKVIFAWSPLCLTRMALCIEQLKADQVSLQFPPGTDEDSSGSIELPDLDLPLAIELGDVQVGSLLFNGSEELKGLQLAAHWTANGLQIDSVHLQRDDLSLNLSGLLQPSGNWPLKAQGQLTLPAPGTAPWTLALKVDGDLLKTLNLKADSSGYLNGQLTGELQPLVENLPAKARITADGFKPGADLPDTLQLNQLELTGDGDLKNGYQLLGKATLPGEKGPVALLLQGKVDANGAQIAGLDLTANDKQSLKLTGNLDWSKGLSADAKIDWLDFPWHSLYPLIDEPEVALRSFNGEVSYTDGKYLGSFKSALDGPAGEFSLTSPFSGDLTKIYLQQIQLEAGQGKAEGHLNLQFADGIAWDTALDLSAINPAYWVAELPGILAGPLRSKGEMKNETLSLTADLDLKGKLRGQPAVIQANADGGGEQWNLSALQVRLGDNSINGKGSLQQKLTGQIDIKLPRLAQLWPQLRGQLNGRVDVAGTLKAPQGKLGLQGTQLAFEDNRLQSLNLDATLDSAQRAKIDLKGSGIRAGETSLGTLTASGQGDIKNQKLALDLQGPKLKLALGLDGNLDQGNWRGRLASGDIQAGGQDWKLQGPAKLERLADGKINFGAHCWTSGPASLCGEDQRLMPEPKLRYHLKQFPIDSLAQWLPKDFAWKGRLNADLQLDLPASGPNGLISVDASGGTLRIKEKDQWLDFPYQTLKLNSKLTPKRIDTDLNFVGGKLGELMLQAQINPLPKDKPLTGSFRLSGLDLSVARPFVPMVEKLTGRLNGSGTLAGTLLAPQVNGNLLLSDGEISGPELPMDLEALQLQAVIAGETVQLNGGWKSGKTGQGTLSGNIAWGQALVVDLALKGTQLPVTVEPYAKLEMAPDLKISVKDDKLAIVGKVLVPKGEITVRELPPSTVKVSDDTVIVGQQTEEGKPPMAMAMDIDVVVGQDKLSFAGFGLTANLQGHVHIGDNMDTRGELWLNDGRYRAYGQRLTVRRARLLFAGPIDQPYLDIEAIRQTDDVIAGIRLSGSAEQPTTQIFSEPAMSQEQALSYLVLGRPLSTNGEDNNMLAQAALGLGLMGSSGVTSGLAKNLGIQDFQLDTEGSGNATSVVASGNISEKLSLRYGVGVFEPANTIALRYKLSKKVYLEAAGGVASSLDIFYKRDF